Below is a genomic region from Catenuloplanes atrovinosus.
GAACCGGCGGCTGGAACAGCTGGCCGTCACCGATCCGCTGACCGGCCTGACCAACCGCCGCCGGATGGACGCGCTGCTGGAGAACGAGTGGCGGCGGGCGACCCGGCCCCGGCACCCGCTGTCCATCGCGATGATCGACATCGACCACTTCAAGGGGTACAACGACCACTACGGCCACCAGGGCGGCGACCGCTGCCTGACCGCGGTCGCCGCGGTGGTGGCCGCCAGCGTGCGCTCGACCGACCACGTGGCCCGGTACGGCGGCGAGGAGTTCTGCATCATCCTGCCGGAGACGCCGCTCGCCGAGGCATTGGTGGTGGCCGAACGCGTACGGTCCGCGGTCGAGGGACTGCGCGAGGCGCACCCGCTCTCCCCGCACGGCGTGGTCACCGTCAGCATCGGCGTGGCCGCCGCGCTCCCCCGCCCGGACGTGCAGGTGGACACGCTGGTGAAGCTGGCCGACGAGTGCCTCTACGACGCCAAGCGGTCCGGCCGGAACCGGGTCTCCGCCGCGTGATCCCACCGCTCCGGAGCGCGCTGACAGAGATCCGATAGTGGTGTATGGGCCGGTCGCGGGGCGTGTGGGCGATCGCATGACGCACCGGGTGGCAACTCACTGGTTTCGTCCGGGTACGGTCCACTTCGTGTCCGACACCCCGCAGCGCGAGATCGCCGGCCGCTACCGACTCCTCCGCCCCCTCGGCCAGGGCGCCATGGGCCGTGTCTGGCTGGCCCGCGACGAGATGCTGGAACGCGACGTCGCGCTGAAGGAGATCGTGCCCCCGGCCGGGCTGACCGGCGACGAGGTGCAGGAGCTCCGGGAGCGCGCGCTGCGCGAGGCGCGCGCCATCGCGAAGGTGAGCCAGAGCAACGTGGTCCGCATCTTCGACGTGCTCCGCACGGGCGAGGAGCCGTGGATCGTGATGGAGTACGTACCGTCGTCGTCCCTGCAGAAGGAGATCGCGACGAACGGGCCCATCTCGCCGGCCCGGGCCGCGGAGATCGGGCTGCGGGTGCTGGGCGCGCTGCGGGCCGCCCACGCGGTCGGCGTGCTGCACCGGGACGTGAAGCCGGCCAACGTGCTGCTCGGCGCGGACGGCCGGGTGGTGCTGACCGACTTCGGCCTGGCCACCGCCACGGACGACCCCGGCATGACGCGCACCGGCGTGGTGATGGGCTCGCCCGCCTACCTGGCGCCGGAGCGGGCCACCGGCGGGCAGGTCGGCGCGTCCGCGGACCTGTGGTCGCTGGGCGCCTCGCTCTACGCCGCCGTGGAGGGGCGCGCGCCGTACACCCGGCCGTCCTCCATAGCCACGCTGGCCGCGCTCGCCACCGAGCTGCCGCCGATGCCGCAGAACGCGGGCCCGCTGCTGCCCGCGCTGGAGGGCCTGCTGCGCCGCGACCCCGCGCGCCGGGTCGACGCGTACGAGGCGGAGCGGCTGCTGCGGCACGCGCTGTCCGGCGCGCCCGCGCACGCCGGCGCCGGGATGCCGTCCGGCACCTGGGCGGCGGCCTCGGGCCCGGCCGCGTCCGGCGCGAACGCCGCGTCCCCGTCCGCGCACCAGCAGGCCGTGCCGGTCGGCACGCTCTCCCGGGCCCGGCACCGGCACGCGGCACCGACCACGATGCTGCCGACCGCGACCACCCGCCCGGACGGCGGCCCGACCGTGGAGATCCCGCCGAGCCCGTCCGTGCCGCTGCCGCCGTACCAGGACCCGCGCCCGCGCTCACGCGGCGAGTACGGCTCGCTCTACCTGCTGATCGGCGCCCTGGTGGTGGTGCTGATCCTGGCCGTGATCCTCGGCATGCGCGTGTTCAACCCGCCGTCCGGTGTGGACATCCGCAACGAGCCCGAGTTCACGCTGCCCACCGTGACCACGACCGCGCCGCGCTCCGCCACGCCGGCCCCGCCGTCGCCCACGCCCAGCCGCACCCGTACCGCGCCGACCACCGCGCCGCCGGTCCCGCCCTCCGCCGCGCCGCAGGTGATCACGCCGGTGGCCGCGGACCGCTCGCTGGTCAACGTGGGCAGCAACCGGTGCTTCGCGGTGCCGGGGAGCAACCCGGCCGCGCCCGAGCCCATCCACATCTGGGACTGCGACGGCACACCCGGCACCAAGTTCACGCTGCCCGGCACCGGCGCGCTTCAGGTACTCGGCGGCTGCGTACAGGCGGACAGCCCGAACATCGGCAGTCAGCTGCACGTGCGGCCGTGCACCGGCGACCTGTCCCAGACGTTCGGCCTCAGCGACGCGGGCGACCTGATCAGCATCCAGACCGGCAAGTGCCTGGACGTGACCGGCGGCGGCACCACCAACGGCGTGCCGATCCAGATCCACGACTGCAACGGCACGCCGGCGCAGAAGTGGGCGCTCAGCTGAGCGGCTCGTCCGCCCGCCACCGCCGCTCGAAGACGATGCGGTGGCGGTCGCCGGGCAGCACGTTCACCGTGCACTGCACCGGCCGGTCGTCCGCGGTGTAGCCGGTGTCGTAATGCACCGCGACCGGCGTGCCCGGCCCGAGCCCGAGCCGCCGGATCTCGTCCGGCGTCGGCATGCGGACGAAGATCTCGTCCACCGCGCGCTCCTGCCGGTGGCCGAGGTCCGCCAGCACCCGGTCGGTGCCGCGCGGGATGTAGGCCGGCGACATGATCTCGGAGTCCTTGATCAGGTCGAGCGGGAAGTGCGAGTCGTTGATGTTGACCGGCTCACCGTTGATGAACCGCACCCGCCGCCGGATCACGATCGTCGCGCCCGCCTTCACCCGCAGCCGCTCCGCCAGGTCCGGCGCGGCCTGCGCCAGCGCCACCTCGATGTGCATGCTCGGCACCCGGCCCTCGTCGCTGATCTGCTGCGAGAACCGGTCCATCGTGGACCCGTCGGGCATCGGCCGGGACTTCTCCTGCGGCCGGTAGAGCATCCGCTCCCACTCCCGCACGAAGTAGCCGTGCGGCCGCCGCGCCACGATCAGCCCTTCGGACACCAGCACACCCAGGCCGCTGCGCACGGTCTGCCGCACCACCCCGAACTGCTCGGCGATCTCGTGCTCGGTCGGCAGCCGCACCCCGGGCGCCAGCTCCCCCGACGCGATCTTGTCCCGGTAGACGGCAGCGATGCGCCGATAGGCCGGCTCCATACCCCTCCTCAGATCGTCTAGACAATCTAAGCGCGTCCGCTCGCGCGGTCCAGCAGCCGTCGCGTCGCGTCCGATTCCGGCGTGGTCGCCGAGCCGGCCACGGGCCCCGCTTTCCCGCTTCCGGCGTGGTCGCGGCCCGCATGCTCCCGCGGGCCAACCTCGCGGCGGCTCCGCCGCCGCTCCGCCGCCGCATCGGAGCCGGTCCCGCCGCTGGTCACCACGAACCCCCGCGAGCGCGCCGGCACCCCTCGTCCCGGCCGCGCCGACCGGTCCTTGACCCGCCGCACTGTCTACCCACATCATATTGTCTAGTCAATCTGACCTGGAGGCGTTGTGGACGTACGGGAAATGACGGATGACCTGGCCACGCTGGTCACGGTGGAGTCGCCGTCGGTCGACGAGCGGGCGCTGGCCGCCAGCGCGCACGTGGTCGCCGCGCTGGGGACGCGGCTGCTCGGCACCGCGCCGGGCCGGCACGGCCACCACCTGGTGTGGCGGCACGGGCCGACCCGGGTGCTGGTCGCCGGCCACCACGACACGGTGTGGCCGGTCGGCACGCTCGACCGCTGGCCGTTCACCATCGACGGCGACCGCGCCACCGGCCCCGGCGTCTTCGACATGAAGGCCGGCCTGGTCCAGCTCTTCCACGGGCTGAGCACGCTCGGCTCGCTGGACGGCGTCACGGTGGTCGTCAACGCGGACGAGGAGATCGGCTCGATCGGCTCGCGCGACCTGATCCACCGCGCCGCCGAGGGCGCCCGCGCCGCGCTGATCTGCGAGCCCAGCGCCACCGGCGGCGCACTCAAGACCGCGCGCAAGGGCATCGCCCGCTTCCGCGTCGAGGTCACCGGCCGCGCGGCGCACGCCGGGCTGGAGCCGCACCTCGGTGTGAACGCCGCCGTCGAGCTGGCGCACCAGACGCTCGCCGTCGCCGCGCTCGGCCGCGGCGACACCACCGTCACGCCCACCCTCGCCACCGCCGGCACCAGCGACAACACGGTTCCGGCCGGTGCGGCGCTGACCATCGACATGCGCGGGTTCGACCCGGCCGAGTTCACCCGCGTGGCGGGTGCGCTGCGCGCGCTCCGGCCGGTCCTCCCGGGTGCTGCGGTCACGGTCACCGGCGGCGTCTCCCGGCCCCCGATGCCGCCGGGCGCGTCCGCGGACCTGCACCGGCTGGCGCACGGCGCGGCCACCGCGCTGGGACAGTCCCCGCTCCCCGGCGTCGCGGTGGGCGGAGCCTCGGACGGCAACCTGACGGCCGCGCGCGGCGTACCCACGCTGGACGGGCTGGGCGCGGTCGGCGGCAACGCGCACGCGGAGGGCGAGTGGGTGGATCTCTCGGCGATGCCGGCCCGGGCGGCGCTGCTGACCCGGTTGATCTCCGACATCCTCGCCCGCGGGTGAAGCCATACCGTACCGTCGCGATCACGCAGCGTTTTTTCCCGTACCGGCGTGAACCTCGGCACATCCGCGCTCGTTTCCGATGCGGATTTCGGCCTAGAAGGGTTCGACGCTGTGCCTCAGATGAGCCTCCGGAGACTGGCCGATGCCGGCCGCGGCGCCACCGGCATCGTCCTCACAGGACTTGCGATCGTCACGATGACCGCCGCCACCGTGAGCTGGGGCGTGGCGATCGCCGCCAACAACGAAGACCTCACCGGCGGTACGGTCGACGACCACCAGCTCGCCGCCATCCTGGACGCCGCCCACTCCTGCCCGATGCTCTCCTCGCACCGGATCGCCGGCCAGCTCATGGCCGAGTCCGGGCTGAACGAGAGCGCCACCGCCACCGAGTCCGGCGGCACCGGCCTGGCCGGCCTGGACGACGCCGACTGGAAGCAGTGGGCGCCGTGGCCGGACGCGGCCCGCACCGACACCCAGGCGACCGTGCTCGCCATGGCCCACAAGATGTGCGCGCTCAGCGGCGAGCTGCGGCTGGCCGGCGTCACCGGCGACTCGTGGCGGCTGTCGCTGGCCGCGTACCGGTCCGGCACCGAGGCCGTGGTGGCCGCGAAGGACGTGCCCGAGGCCGCCACCGACTACGTCGACCGCGCCACCGGTTACGCGTCCTACTACGAGAAGCTTCCGCAGTTCGCCGGCGCGGGCGCCGCGGCCGCCGAGATCAACGGTGCCATGGCCGACCCGATGGCGCTGCCGGAGGAGTACGTGGACCTGGTCGCCACCGCGGGCAAGCGCTGCCCGGAGATCGACGCCGCGACCGTGGCCGGCACGCTGATGGCCTCCTCCGCGTTCAACCCCAGCCGGCTCGGCGCCGCCGGGCGCGAGGGCATCGCGCAGTTCCGCGACGACGTGTGGGAGAAGTACGGACCGAAGGGCGCCTCCGCCTGGGAGCCGTCCGTGGCCGTCCCCGCGGTCGGCACCGTGCTGTGCATCCTGGTCGGCGAACTGTCCGGCGTCGAGGGCGATCCGTACCAGCTGGCGCTCGCCGCGTTCCACTCCGGCCCGGACACGGTCCGCCGCGCCGGTGGCATCCCGGACGCGATGGCCCGCGCACACCTGGAGAAGGTGGCGCACTACACGTCGTACTACCGGCTGGACACCCGCATCGGCGGCACGCCCGGGTCCGCCTCGCCGTCCCCGTCCCCCTCGCCGTCCGCGCCGGCCGCCACCGCCTCCCCGACCCCGGCCGCGCCCACCGGCGCCCCCGCCGCCCCGGCGAAGCCGGACCAGCCGGTCCGCTTCGACTACCCGAGCTTCTCCGCCACCGGCGGCCTGAAGCTCAACGGCAACGCCCAGGCGAACGGCGGCCGGCTGGCCCTGACCAGCGGCACCAACCAGGTCGGCAGCGCGTACGCGACCACCGCCGTCGACCCGTCCGCGTCGTTCAGCACCACGTTCACCGCGGTGATCAGCCAGCCGACCGACGGCATGGCGTTCCTGCTGCAGAGCGCCGGGACGAGCGCGATCGCGGCCGGCACCGGCGGCTCCATGGGCTACGGCGGCGTCAGCCCAAGCATCGCGGTCGAGTTCGACACCTGGGACAACGCACCCGACGGCTACGACCCGGCCGGTCAGCAGCACATCGGCATCATGGCCGACGGCGACTACAAGAACCACCTGGCCTGGGCCGACCCGCACTTCGACATGCGGTTCGGCACCCCGTTCACGGTGTGGGTCGACTACGACGCCGGCGCCAAGAAGCTGTCCGTCTACGCCAGCCAGGGCGGCGGCAAGCCCGGGTCGGCGATGGTCACCCACTCCATCGACCTGGCGGCGAAGTTCGGCGCCGCGAAGGTCTACGCCGGGTTCGCCGGCGCGACCGGTAACACGAACCTGACGGACTCCAGCGAGGCCGTGTTGAACTGGACTTTCACCGAGAAGTAGGACTGTGACCGGCCCGGCGGCGTGCCATCATCGTCGTCGTGCCGGTCACCCGCCGTACCGTCCTCCGATCCGCTCTTCTGACGGGCGCGGCCGCCGGCCTCGGTGGCTGCGCCCGTCCCGCCCCTCCCGCCACGACGGCGGCGCCGGGCACCTGGGTCGTCCCCTCCGCCGCCCCGTCCGTTGCCGCCCCGCCGTCTCCCACGTCCGCGCCCGCTCCCGCGCCCACCGCCGACGCCGCGCTCGAGGCGGTGCTGACCACCCACCTGTCGCCCACCCGCGACAACCCCCACCATCCCGGGTACGCCGGCGCGGTGGCGCTGGCCTGGCGGGACGGGCTGCCGCTGGCCGGCGCCACGGTCGGTGACGCGCTGCGCTACCGGGCCGGCCCGGTCGAGCTGCCCGCCGCCGACCGCGTCCCGATGCGCCCCGACTCGATCTTCGATCTGGCGTCGATCACCAAGGTCTTCACCGCGATCCTCACGCTGCGCCTGGTCGACGCCGGGACGCTGGACCTGGACGTACCGCTGAGCCGGTTCCTCCCGGCGTTCACCACGCCCGACGTGACCGCCGCGATGCTGCTCACCCACACCGGCGGCATGCCGGTCTCGCCGCGCACCGCCGCCACGTTCGTGACGACGCCGCCGGTGGCCCCGCCCGGCACCGTCTTCCGCTACTCCGGCGTCGGCCCGATGGTGCTCGGCCACCTGATCGAGAAGCAGACCGGCATGCCGCTGGACCGGGCGCTGCGCGAGCACGTCACCGGCCCGCTCGGCCTCGCCGACACCGGCTACCTGCCACTGACCTGGGTGCGCGACGTGGACCGGATCGCCGCCACGGACGCGCGATCGTCCCGTGGCCTGCTGCGCGGGCGCGTCCACGACGACATCTGCGACACGCTCGGCGGCGTCGCCGGTCACGCCGGCGTCTTCGCCACCGCCGCGGACGTGGCCGTGATCGGCCAACTGCTGCTCGACGGCGGCACCTACCGCGGCACCCGCATCC
It encodes:
- a CDS encoding serine hydrolase domain-containing protein, whose amino-acid sequence is MPVTRRTVLRSALLTGAAAGLGGCARPAPPATTAAPGTWVVPSAAPSVAAPPSPTSAPAPAPTADAALEAVLTTHLSPTRDNPHHPGYAGAVALAWRDGLPLAGATVGDALRYRAGPVELPAADRVPMRPDSIFDLASITKVFTAILTLRLVDAGTLDLDVPLSRFLPAFTTPDVTAAMLLTHTGGMPVSPRTAATFVTTPPVAPPGTVFRYSGVGPMVLGHLIEKQTGMPLDRALREHVTGPLGLADTGYLPLTWVRDVDRIAATDARSSRGLLRGRVHDDICDTLGGVAGHAGVFATAADVAVIGQLLLDGGTYRGTRILSPELVTRLRTNANENVPVAAGERPGRTAAYGLGVVLNQPWFMGRLSSPGTFGHTGFSGTSLLVDPVRRLVVVLLTNRAHPNWSWAEPDPYRVAVHDLVSAF
- a CDS encoding lectin-like domain-containing protein, translating into MSLRRLADAGRGATGIVLTGLAIVTMTAATVSWGVAIAANNEDLTGGTVDDHQLAAILDAAHSCPMLSSHRIAGQLMAESGLNESATATESGGTGLAGLDDADWKQWAPWPDAARTDTQATVLAMAHKMCALSGELRLAGVTGDSWRLSLAAYRSGTEAVVAAKDVPEAATDYVDRATGYASYYEKLPQFAGAGAAAAEINGAMADPMALPEEYVDLVATAGKRCPEIDAATVAGTLMASSAFNPSRLGAAGREGIAQFRDDVWEKYGPKGASAWEPSVAVPAVGTVLCILVGELSGVEGDPYQLALAAFHSGPDTVRRAGGIPDAMARAHLEKVAHYTSYYRLDTRIGGTPGSASPSPSPSPSAPAATASPTPAAPTGAPAAPAKPDQPVRFDYPSFSATGGLKLNGNAQANGGRLALTSGTNQVGSAYATTAVDPSASFSTTFTAVISQPTDGMAFLLQSAGTSAIAAGTGGSMGYGGVSPSIAVEFDTWDNAPDGYDPAGQQHIGIMADGDYKNHLAWADPHFDMRFGTPFTVWVDYDAGAKKLSVYASQGGGKPGSAMVTHSIDLAAKFGAAKVYAGFAGATGNTNLTDSSEAVLNWTFTEK
- a CDS encoding M20 family metallopeptidase → MTDDLATLVTVESPSVDERALAASAHVVAALGTRLLGTAPGRHGHHLVWRHGPTRVLVAGHHDTVWPVGTLDRWPFTIDGDRATGPGVFDMKAGLVQLFHGLSTLGSLDGVTVVVNADEEIGSIGSRDLIHRAAEGARAALICEPSATGGALKTARKGIARFRVEVTGRAAHAGLEPHLGVNAAVELAHQTLAVAALGRGDTTVTPTLATAGTSDNTVPAGAALTIDMRGFDPAEFTRVAGALRALRPVLPGAAVTVTGGVSRPPMPPGASADLHRLAHGAATALGQSPLPGVAVGGASDGNLTAARGVPTLDGLGAVGGNAHAEGEWVDLSAMPARAALLTRLISDILARG
- a CDS encoding GntR family transcriptional regulator, encoding MEPAYRRIAAVYRDKIASGELAPGVRLPTEHEIAEQFGVVRQTVRSGLGVLVSEGLIVARRPHGYFVREWERMLYRPQEKSRPMPDGSTMDRFSQQISDEGRVPSMHIEVALAQAAPDLAERLRVKAGATIVIRRRVRFINGEPVNINDSHFPLDLIKDSEIMSPAYIPRGTDRVLADLGHRQERAVDEIFVRMPTPDEIRRLGLGPGTPVAVHYDTGYTADDRPVQCTVNVLPGDRHRIVFERRWRADEPLS
- a CDS encoding serine/threonine protein kinase; this encodes MSDTPQREIAGRYRLLRPLGQGAMGRVWLARDEMLERDVALKEIVPPAGLTGDEVQELRERALREARAIAKVSQSNVVRIFDVLRTGEEPWIVMEYVPSSSLQKEIATNGPISPARAAEIGLRVLGALRAAHAVGVLHRDVKPANVLLGADGRVVLTDFGLATATDDPGMTRTGVVMGSPAYLAPERATGGQVGASADLWSLGASLYAAVEGRAPYTRPSSIATLAALATELPPMPQNAGPLLPALEGLLRRDPARRVDAYEAERLLRHALSGAPAHAGAGMPSGTWAAASGPAASGANAASPSAHQQAVPVGTLSRARHRHAAPTTMLPTATTRPDGGPTVEIPPSPSVPLPPYQDPRPRSRGEYGSLYLLIGALVVVLILAVILGMRVFNPPSGVDIRNEPEFTLPTVTTTAPRSATPAPPSPTPSRTRTAPTTAPPVPPSAAPQVITPVAADRSLVNVGSNRCFAVPGSNPAAPEPIHIWDCDGTPGTKFTLPGTGALQVLGGCVQADSPNIGSQLHVRPCTGDLSQTFGLSDAGDLISIQTGKCLDVTGGGTTNGVPIQIHDCNGTPAQKWALS